The Shewanella sp. MTB7 genome includes a window with the following:
- a CDS encoding glycosyltransferase family 2 protein, which yields MALPISVFIITKNEEEHLEKTLLSISDMDEIIIVDSGSTDNTIKIAEQYGAKIHYHPWMGYAKQKQYAMCLCRNEWVLNLDGDEVINEKLIQALQTIMEQDSADSVRFWRNDIFMGKSLSSWSKKPNNHRFYKRTKSHFDESLLAHESATVNGTEMFIEETFDHYGYGSIETITKKNNTYSTLKSNEKFNKNKRFSYLKLVTIFPLIFFKEYFLQRKIFSGMRGFILAIMDAYYAFIKEAKLYELYYYHSESLAPPKKE from the coding sequence ATGGCATTACCTATTAGCGTCTTTATTATCACTAAAAACGAAGAAGAACATCTAGAAAAGACGTTATTAAGTATATCCGACATGGATGAAATCATAATTGTGGATTCAGGAAGTACTGACAACACCATAAAAATTGCTGAGCAGTACGGGGCTAAAATTCACTACCATCCGTGGATGGGGTATGCGAAACAAAAACAATATGCTATGTGTTTATGTCGTAATGAATGGGTACTGAATTTAGATGGGGATGAAGTGATAAATGAGAAGCTGATCCAAGCCTTACAAACCATCATGGAACAAGATTCAGCAGACAGTGTTCGGTTTTGGCGCAACGATATATTTATGGGAAAGTCACTTTCTTCTTGGAGTAAAAAGCCTAACAACCATAGATTCTATAAACGAACTAAATCTCACTTCGATGAGTCTCTATTAGCCCATGAAAGCGCCACAGTAAATGGCACTGAAATGTTTATAGAAGAAACATTTGACCACTATGGTTATGGCTCAATTGAAACCATCACCAAGAAAAACAACACCTACTCAACGCTAAAGTCGAATGAGAAATTCAACAAAAACAAGCGTTTTTCCTACCTTAAACTTGTCACTATATTTCCCCTCATATTTTTCAAAGAATACTTTCTTCAGCGTAAAATATTTTCTGGCATGAGGGGATTTATACTCGCTATTATGGACGCCTATTATGCTTTTATTAAAGAGGCTAAATTATATGAACTCTATTATTACCACAGTGAAAGCTTAGCTCCCCCAAAAAAAGAGTGA
- a CDS encoding glycosyltransferase family 25 protein, with protein sequence MKFKIFVINLDSSLDRLSSMQEQCDRLGLEFERVSAVRGSELSEGDKSKIYSLEQNLKKYDKVLNDGEIGCYLSHIRCWEKLLAEELDYALVLEDDGILTDELPLFITKLAKSFEHWDYILLSHGRKIKPVIDSLDMGDGLWLQKVLKLNSTTTGQFISFQGAKKLVSTALPISRPVDMDIQHWFEKSLRCFVVSPFPVLTGDFSSDISIAGDRRFVQKRPFKRIWQKIRFEVMLLLNRNQLPDLPSK encoded by the coding sequence ATGAAGTTTAAAATTTTTGTTATTAATTTGGATTCTAGCCTTGATAGACTGAGTAGCATGCAAGAGCAGTGTGATCGTCTTGGGCTTGAATTTGAACGCGTCTCGGCGGTTAGAGGCAGTGAACTATCAGAAGGCGATAAATCAAAAATTTATAGTCTGGAACAGAACCTAAAAAAGTATGACAAAGTGCTGAATGATGGCGAAATTGGATGCTATCTGAGTCATATTCGATGCTGGGAAAAATTGCTTGCTGAAGAGTTGGACTATGCCTTGGTGTTAGAGGATGACGGTATTCTTACCGATGAGCTGCCGTTATTCATCACTAAACTGGCAAAGTCGTTTGAACATTGGGATTATATTCTTCTGTCCCACGGCAGAAAAATAAAACCTGTCATCGACAGTTTGGATATGGGCGATGGTCTTTGGTTACAAAAAGTCCTGAAGCTAAACTCTACGACTACCGGACAATTTATCTCATTCCAAGGAGCTAAAAAGTTAGTGTCGACTGCATTACCTATCTCTCGACCCGTCGACATGGATATTCAGCATTGGTTTGAAAAGTCTTTGCGTTGCTTCGTTGTGAGTCCATTTCCTGTTCTTACTGGTGATTTTTCGAGTGACATCAGTATTGCTGGTGATCGGCGTTTTGTGCAAAAACGACCTTTTAAGCGTATTTGGCAAAAAATAAGATTTGAAGTAATGTTGTTGCTAAACAGGAATCAGTTGCCCGATTTACCATCGAAATAG
- a CDS encoding glycosyltransferase, producing the protein MRIAIAIDSLAGGGAEKVMLTLAKQFMAMGHETHFIVMHSSVVYELPPALPIHVCFDEKDKDFDRAFRLKFAVARLKAKIAMIEAEVGKFDLFLSNLDKTNRLMTKVGVSPLYVIVHASVEEELQRNAKLGPFAYFKKRQAKKALNGQRLITVSQGIADEIQASKWITPLSIRTIYNPFEFNDITELASHEVADIPAGDYLIHVGRLVKQKRHDILFQAIAKMENKIPVVLLCHHPRKALKMAEKYGVKQRVSVFGFQRNPYPWIKGSKGLFLSSDFEGLPTVLIEALACGIPVVSTDCPHGPKEILTGELSRFLVPRRDPEALANKLDEVLISPPELSEIDILHKVDAAKIAQEYLNLAKQF; encoded by the coding sequence ATGCGGATTGCAATTGCAATAGATAGTTTAGCTGGAGGGGGAGCAGAAAAAGTGATGCTTACACTGGCTAAACAGTTTATGGCGATGGGCCATGAAACCCACTTTATTGTTATGCACTCGAGTGTGGTTTACGAGCTGCCGCCAGCGCTCCCTATTCATGTCTGTTTTGATGAAAAAGACAAGGACTTTGATCGTGCATTTCGTTTGAAATTTGCTGTTGCTCGATTAAAAGCTAAAATCGCGATGATTGAAGCTGAGGTCGGAAAATTCGATCTTTTTCTCTCCAATTTAGATAAAACCAATAGACTAATGACTAAAGTCGGGGTGAGTCCGCTATATGTTATCGTCCACGCTTCAGTTGAAGAGGAGTTGCAACGTAATGCTAAGTTGGGACCCTTTGCCTATTTTAAGAAACGTCAGGCGAAAAAAGCATTAAATGGCCAGCGACTGATCACTGTCTCACAAGGTATCGCCGATGAGATTCAAGCTTCTAAGTGGATCACTCCCCTTTCTATTCGGACTATCTATAATCCCTTTGAGTTTAACGATATTACTGAGCTTGCCTCACATGAGGTCGCCGATATACCCGCTGGTGATTATCTGATCCATGTTGGTCGGCTAGTTAAGCAGAAACGGCATGACATTTTGTTTCAGGCGATAGCCAAAATGGAGAATAAGATACCTGTAGTGCTCCTGTGCCATCATCCTCGGAAAGCCTTAAAAATGGCTGAGAAATATGGCGTAAAGCAACGGGTTTCAGTTTTCGGTTTTCAACGTAATCCGTATCCCTGGATCAAGGGCTCTAAAGGCTTGTTTTTGAGTTCTGATTTTGAAGGGCTTCCTACGGTACTGATTGAAGCGTTAGCGTGTGGTATTCCCGTCGTGAGCACAGATTGCCCCCACGGTCCGAAGGAGATATTGACGGGTGAGTTGAGCCGCTTTTTGGTGCCAAGAAGAGATCCTGAAGCCCTTGCTAACAAACTGGATGAAGTGTTAATTTCTCCGCCGGAGTTAAGTGAAATTGATATATTGCACAAAGTTGATGCTGCAAAGATTGCTCAAGAATATTTAAATTTAGCGAAACAATTTTGA
- a CDS encoding CDP-glycerol glycerophosphotransferase family protein: protein MSNKMSKRYLMYIAQNYSYAVLRPLQQAILARGDQVCWFLEGNEVDGEFLTPNEERLTSIDAVKQWQPDAVFVPGNVVPSFIPGIKVGVFHGFNAGKMNHRGREDHFEIRDCFDLYCSQGPATTLPFIALAEKFGTFNVAETGWPTLDPMFQDINNNPYLSREDKRPTVLFCSTFSKSLSCAPIVYEQIKKLSEKGNWRWLVQFHPKMKSEVVEKYKALESNNLQFVETDNVLPLLQAADVMLCDTSSILIMFLLQGKPVVTFNNSTQSSHLVNVTELDEIEAALAKALTQPPELMSEIEQYCNQIHPFRDGHSSERVLVATDKLIENGIGDLKAKPMNLLRHLKMRKKLSYWKL from the coding sequence ATGTCGAATAAAATGAGTAAGCGGTATTTGATGTATATCGCTCAAAACTATTCATACGCGGTTTTAAGGCCCTTGCAACAAGCTATATTGGCGAGGGGCGATCAGGTTTGTTGGTTTTTAGAGGGCAATGAAGTTGATGGAGAGTTTTTGACGCCTAATGAGGAACGGTTAACTTCAATCGATGCCGTAAAACAATGGCAGCCAGATGCTGTGTTTGTGCCCGGAAATGTAGTACCTAGTTTTATTCCTGGTATAAAAGTTGGGGTGTTTCATGGGTTTAATGCAGGTAAGATGAATCATAGAGGCCGTGAAGATCACTTTGAAATACGTGATTGTTTCGATCTTTATTGCAGTCAAGGACCAGCCACAACTTTACCTTTTATTGCACTTGCAGAGAAGTTTGGTACCTTTAATGTCGCCGAAACAGGTTGGCCGACCTTAGATCCAATGTTTCAAGACATTAACAATAATCCCTATTTAAGTCGCGAAGATAAAAGGCCAACAGTATTATTTTGCTCTACTTTTTCAAAAAGTTTATCTTGCGCTCCTATTGTTTATGAACAAATAAAAAAGCTTTCAGAGAAAGGGAATTGGCGTTGGTTGGTACAGTTTCATCCAAAGATGAAATCAGAGGTAGTTGAAAAATATAAAGCACTTGAAAGTAATAACTTACAGTTTGTTGAAACTGATAATGTATTGCCTCTCTTGCAAGCTGCTGATGTGATGCTGTGTGATACATCATCAATTTTGATCATGTTCTTATTGCAGGGTAAACCTGTCGTTACTTTCAATAACAGCACTCAGAGTTCACATCTAGTTAACGTGACTGAACTTGATGAGATTGAAGCTGCATTAGCTAAAGCGTTAACTCAGCCTCCTGAGCTGATGTCTGAAATTGAACAGTATTGTAATCAGATCCACCCCTTTAGGGATGGACACTCTAGTGAACGAGTATTGGTTGCAACAGATAAGCTAATTGAAAATGGGATCGGTGATCTTAAAGCTAAACCAATGAATTTGTTGCGTCATTTGAAAATGCGTAAAAAGCTTAGTTACTGGAAGCTATAA
- a CDS encoding glycosyltransferase encodes MKRIAIFCHNLFANGTVKVALTQAEVLQEAGQEVHLFIFNQEGDFTPPKNVHIHYVFDSQKSLSLTAQQKQLQACVQSVEHKAGPFSLFLSNSTDCDLVVSGCDFSPCYYFCHCALKQELIMELKRGPVHFFRRWHKAKALIGKKIITVSDGIATELRETRWLKPHSVQAIYNPFKLDEIRTKAKEQPVGLPDEPYMIHIGRVTRQKRLDILFQSLQAMPSAPRLVLLTNRPDKAHKLARKYGVEDRIITPGFQSNPYAWIARAEIMLLSSDFEGLPTVLIESLICQTPVVSTECPHGPSEILTGELAQYLVPRRDPIALAKRALECLANPPSLENLEIKAKVESQYIAQQYINLCAD; translated from the coding sequence ATGAAAAGAATCGCCATTTTCTGCCATAACCTCTTCGCTAATGGTACTGTCAAAGTCGCTTTGACTCAGGCCGAAGTTTTACAAGAAGCTGGTCAAGAGGTGCACCTTTTCATTTTTAATCAGGAGGGCGACTTTACCCCACCTAAAAATGTCCATATCCATTATGTCTTTGACTCTCAAAAATCATTATCCCTAACTGCACAACAAAAGCAGTTACAGGCTTGCGTCCAGTCGGTAGAACATAAAGCGGGTCCATTTTCTCTTTTTCTCAGCAACTCAACTGACTGCGATCTTGTCGTTAGTGGCTGTGACTTCTCCCCTTGTTATTACTTTTGCCACTGTGCGCTCAAACAAGAACTGATTATGGAATTAAAACGTGGTCCAGTTCATTTTTTTCGACGCTGGCACAAAGCAAAAGCTCTGATTGGAAAAAAGATAATCACCGTATCCGATGGCATAGCAACTGAACTCAGAGAGACTCGCTGGCTAAAACCTCACAGTGTTCAGGCCATCTACAATCCCTTTAAACTCGATGAGATAAGAACAAAGGCAAAAGAGCAACCAGTGGGACTTCCCGATGAACCTTATATGATACATATAGGCCGTGTGACACGTCAGAAACGCTTAGATATTCTTTTCCAATCCCTTCAAGCTATGCCGTCGGCGCCTCGGCTGGTATTACTCACTAATCGACCAGATAAAGCCCATAAACTGGCAAGAAAATATGGGGTAGAAGATCGTATTATCACCCCAGGTTTTCAAAGTAATCCCTATGCATGGATCGCCAGAGCCGAAATAATGCTGCTCAGCTCAGATTTTGAAGGCCTACCAACAGTGCTTATCGAATCGTTAATTTGCCAAACACCAGTAGTCAGCACTGAATGTCCCCATGGACCAAGTGAAATATTGACCGGAGAGCTAGCTCAGTACCTTGTTCCCCGCAGGGATCCAATAGCATTGGCCAAGCGAGCTTTGGAGTGCTTGGCTAATCCTCCTTCATTGGAGAATTTAGAGATAAAAGCCAAGGTTGAAAGCCAATATATCGCGCAGCAATATATCAATTTATGTGCAGATTAA
- the coaD gene encoding pantetheine-phosphate adenylyltransferase, whose product MHKRAIYPGTFDPVTNGHTDLIERAAKLFKHVVIGIAANPSKLPRFSLDERVQLLKLVTAHLDNVEVVGFSGLLVDFAKEQKASVLVRGLRAVSDFEYEFQLANMNRRLSPDLESVFLTPSEENSFISSTLVKEVALHGGDVSQFVHPQVSKALLSKG is encoded by the coding sequence ATGCATAAACGAGCAATATATCCAGGGACCTTTGATCCCGTGACAAATGGACATACCGACCTTATCGAAAGGGCCGCTAAGCTATTTAAACATGTAGTGATTGGTATAGCGGCTAATCCATCTAAGCTGCCTAGGTTTAGCTTAGATGAGCGAGTTCAACTACTTAAACTGGTGACTGCCCATCTCGATAATGTCGAGGTTGTTGGTTTCAGTGGTTTGTTAGTGGACTTTGCTAAAGAACAAAAAGCGAGTGTGCTAGTTCGAGGGTTAAGGGCGGTGTCTGATTTTGAATATGAATTTCAGTTAGCGAATATGAATCGTCGTTTGAGCCCTGATCTAGAGAGCGTATTTTTAACACCATCGGAGGAGAATTCGTTTATCTCCTCGACCTTAGTTAAAGAGGTGGCGCTACATGGTGGTGATGTCAGTCAGTTTGTTCACCCTCAAGTGAGCAAAGCACTTTTAAGCAAAGGATAA
- a CDS encoding capsule assembly Wzi family protein, which translates to MLKFYSIKFTAAFLFLSSFSVLSAPWVDVSDIYLRADIQALADEGVITVPVNTYPLMWSGIAVDLAKTEPSTLTPALAQAFARVNFYYRNAVGNRGNTRIKAVAATDPARFQHFGSDYREKGELQVSHEYMGERFAYKIAASANYEPTDNKEFRFDDSYLAMALGNWMVTVGAVEQWWGPGFDSAMARSNNARPQPSVMLSRNNAAAFETPWLSWLGPWTLTAGISRLEEERAIANPLLWNFRSSLRPFKQLEIGFSWSTQFCGEGQECSLESALKSITGQRDCRDAGPGGCTNYGNQIAGYDVRFSDTWFNVPFGVYYEQTCEDATGSAPWDIVDCGHAGGIDTRFNFDSAQYKLFFEYTDTMVACGEDENAFNCMYEHGDYQSGSRYYGRAYGSTYDSDAKVYALGLIGQFANSRGITTILRYAQLNNDGSSPSHGWAPQSPKEDLLMLELSYRMSIWKGMMSVGGTVSQSEFEVADKQTDATLFGTYEYRF; encoded by the coding sequence ATGTTGAAATTCTATAGTATAAAGTTCACTGCAGCTTTTCTGTTTCTAAGCTCTTTTTCAGTTTTATCAGCACCTTGGGTAGATGTTTCTGATATCTATTTACGTGCTGATATTCAAGCTCTAGCTGATGAAGGAGTGATCACGGTTCCTGTTAATACTTATCCCTTAATGTGGTCAGGTATTGCAGTTGATTTGGCTAAGACAGAGCCATCAACCTTGACCCCAGCCTTAGCACAAGCTTTTGCTCGCGTGAATTTTTACTATCGTAATGCAGTAGGCAATAGAGGTAATACACGCATTAAAGCGGTAGCTGCCACTGATCCTGCTCGTTTTCAGCATTTTGGTTCTGACTACCGAGAAAAGGGCGAACTGCAGGTTTCCCATGAGTATATGGGTGAGCGCTTCGCTTATAAGATTGCAGCATCGGCTAATTATGAGCCGACAGATAATAAAGAGTTCCGTTTCGATGACTCCTATTTGGCAATGGCATTAGGTAACTGGATGGTGACTGTCGGTGCTGTCGAACAGTGGTGGGGCCCTGGTTTTGATTCGGCGATGGCGAGATCGAATAATGCTCGACCTCAACCTTCAGTCATGTTGAGTCGTAATAATGCTGCTGCATTTGAGACGCCTTGGCTCTCTTGGTTAGGCCCATGGACACTTACAGCTGGGATTAGTCGTTTAGAGGAGGAGCGTGCTATTGCCAATCCTCTGCTATGGAACTTTAGAAGTTCACTGCGTCCTTTTAAGCAGTTAGAGATAGGTTTTTCTTGGTCGACCCAATTTTGTGGTGAAGGCCAAGAGTGTTCACTGGAAAGCGCACTTAAATCGATAACTGGCCAGCGAGACTGTCGTGATGCTGGACCTGGTGGCTGTACTAACTATGGTAACCAGATCGCAGGCTATGATGTTCGCTTCAGTGATACCTGGTTCAATGTGCCTTTTGGTGTCTATTACGAACAAACTTGTGAAGATGCTACTGGCTCTGCACCTTGGGATATTGTCGACTGTGGACACGCCGGTGGTATCGATACACGCTTTAATTTCGACTCAGCTCAATACAAGTTGTTTTTTGAGTATACAGATACCATGGTTGCCTGCGGTGAAGATGAAAATGCCTTTAACTGCATGTACGAGCACGGTGATTACCAAAGTGGTTCACGCTATTATGGCAGGGCTTATGGCAGCACCTATGACAGTGACGCCAAAGTGTATGCGCTAGGGTTAATCGGCCAATTTGCTAACAGCCGTGGCATCACGACGATACTAAGGTATGCGCAGCTCAATAATGATGGCTCAAGTCCAAGTCATGGCTGGGCACCTCAGTCGCCTAAGGAAGATCTGTTGATGCTGGAACTGAGTTATCGCATGTCGATCTGGAAAGGTATGATGAGTGTTGGTGGTACGGTATCTCAATCTGAGTTTGAAGTTGCAGACAAGCAGACCGATGCGACACTATTTGGCACTTATGAGTATCGGTTTTAG
- the mutM gene encoding bifunctional DNA-formamidopyrimidine glycosylase/DNA-(apurinic or apyrimidinic site) lyase, producing the protein MPELPEVEVTRQGISPYLIDQEVTGLTVRNASLRWPVPELAQQIVGQTIRSVHRRAKYLLIDTDAGTTIVHLGMSGSLRIVTALTPVEKHDHIDLALASGKILRFNDPRRFGAWLWYELPIDAHPLLTKLGPEPLTEAFTPGYLTEALKNKKKAIKLCLMDNHIVVGVGNIYANEALFAAGIHPETEAGKVDSERLIILVSEIKQILANAIKQGGTTLKDFTNADGKPGYFAQKLHVYGRGGQTCTQCGNLLSEIKLGQRATVFCGLCQTR; encoded by the coding sequence ATGCCCGAACTTCCAGAAGTTGAGGTGACCCGACAGGGGATCTCGCCATACTTAATTGACCAAGAGGTTACCGGACTTACCGTACGTAACGCTAGTCTGCGTTGGCCTGTGCCTGAACTTGCCCAGCAGATTGTCGGTCAAACCATACGTAGTGTACACCGCCGTGCTAAATACCTGCTTATTGACACAGATGCTGGCACGACCATCGTGCATCTCGGTATGTCTGGCAGCTTAAGGATCGTGACAGCCTTAACTCCAGTGGAGAAACATGATCATATCGACTTAGCCTTAGCAAGCGGTAAGATATTACGCTTTAACGATCCTCGCCGCTTCGGAGCCTGGTTATGGTATGAACTTCCCATCGATGCTCATCCCCTACTTACTAAACTGGGACCTGAACCGCTAACAGAGGCATTCACCCCAGGTTATTTGACTGAAGCATTAAAGAATAAGAAGAAGGCGATAAAGCTCTGCCTCATGGACAACCATATCGTCGTCGGAGTGGGAAACATTTACGCCAATGAAGCCCTGTTTGCTGCGGGAATACACCCAGAGACAGAAGCGGGCAAGGTAGATTCAGAACGCCTGATAATCTTAGTGTCTGAGATAAAACAGATCTTGGCTAATGCAATTAAACAAGGTGGGACAACGTTAAAAGATTTCACAAATGCTGACGGTAAGCCAGGATATTTTGCTCAAAAGCTGCATGTCTATGGCCGGGGCGGCCAAACCTGTACCCAATGTGGCAATCTGCTCAGTGAGATAAAACTGGGACAAAGAGCCACTGTGTTCTGTGGCTTATGTCAGACGAGATAA
- a CDS encoding glycosyltransferase, with the protein MKYIFVVRQLESGGAEAATIILGKELFRRGHQIEVWNTGKEAPESLVNWCDWADVKQINKLSLVNYKKHRDEVLILIDNVGQKYVGVDQSISIIHSDRTRRYKQAKSSLKQFIERCKIKRKLSRGHNIIISKKLGIELAPFTVHKPVYIPNPFDSERVRRLSKQAVEFPHGKLPDSFITHIGRFTETKQQDLLLSSYLNNPTLNTSADLVFIGGELKKHKPLMTQLKSEAKLAKLDHKVHFTDNCNNPFAILSHSRCLVLCSKTETMGYVLLEAMTLNIPIVTTDTIGAIEVLGEDFPGIVREGESLTERINHALSHPEKYIKPLTAEYQLEQVVDQIQAYVNDFLKS; encoded by the coding sequence ATGAAATACATCTTTGTTGTTAGACAGTTAGAAAGCGGTGGAGCTGAAGCAGCGACGATCATTCTTGGAAAAGAACTTTTCCGTCGTGGCCACCAAATAGAGGTATGGAATACCGGCAAGGAGGCACCTGAATCTCTAGTTAACTGGTGTGATTGGGCTGATGTAAAACAAATAAACAAACTGAGTCTAGTAAACTATAAAAAACATAGAGATGAAGTGCTTATTCTTATAGATAATGTTGGTCAAAAATATGTGGGAGTTGATCAAAGCATCTCAATTATTCATAGCGATCGTACACGCCGGTATAAACAAGCTAAGTCATCTTTAAAACAATTTATTGAGCGATGCAAAATAAAACGAAAGCTTAGTCGTGGTCATAATATTATCATCTCAAAAAAACTTGGCATCGAACTCGCCCCTTTTACTGTCCATAAACCTGTCTATATACCCAATCCCTTTGACAGCGAGAGAGTCAGAAGACTCTCTAAGCAGGCTGTTGAATTTCCTCATGGCAAATTGCCTGATTCATTTATCACTCATATCGGTCGTTTCACCGAGACAAAACAACAAGATTTGCTTCTATCAAGTTATCTCAACAACCCGACTCTCAACACTAGTGCTGATTTAGTCTTCATCGGTGGTGAACTCAAAAAACACAAACCTTTAATGACACAATTAAAGTCTGAAGCGAAGTTAGCCAAGCTAGATCACAAGGTTCATTTCACAGATAACTGCAATAATCCATTTGCTATTTTATCTCACTCCCGATGCTTAGTTTTATGTTCAAAAACCGAAACTATGGGTTATGTGCTACTTGAAGCTATGACTTTAAATATCCCAATTGTTACGACCGATACCATTGGAGCAATAGAGGTATTAGGTGAAGATTTCCCCGGGATTGTGCGTGAAGGTGAATCATTAACTGAGCGCATAAACCATGCTCTGTCTCACCCGGAGAAATACATTAAACCACTTACAGCTGAGTACCAATTAGAGCAAGTCGTCGATCAAATTCAAGCTTATGTTAATGACTTTCTAAAATCATGA
- the moaA gene encoding GTP 3',8-cyclase MoaA — protein sequence MSLIVDTFGRKVEYLRLSVTDRCDFRCVYCMSEEPCFLEREQVLSLEELAWVGQAFTELGVKKIRLTGGEPLVRTDCDQLVKRLSVLPGLSELSMTTNGSRLTKFAQKMKGYGLARLNISLDTLKPALFTELTRNGKIERVINGIDAAKAAGFKRIKINAVILRGQNDDEVLDLIEFCRERELDIAFIEEMPLGVIDERKKSRHCSSEEVKAIISQRYELQLSDKRTGGPARYYTMPGSSIHVGFISPHSNNFCHECNRVRVTVEGRLLLCLGNEHSVDLKAIVREFPGDIDKLKTAILDAIKLKPKEHVFGEEGEVQILRFMNTTGG from the coding sequence ATGAGTTTAATCGTCGACACCTTCGGACGTAAGGTAGAGTATTTGCGCCTTTCCGTTACCGATAGATGTGATTTCCGTTGTGTCTATTGCATGAGTGAAGAACCTTGTTTTCTTGAACGAGAGCAAGTACTTAGTTTAGAAGAGTTGGCTTGGGTTGGCCAAGCCTTTACCGAATTAGGCGTGAAAAAAATACGCTTAACCGGTGGTGAACCTCTAGTGCGTACCGACTGTGACCAATTGGTGAAACGATTGAGTGTTCTTCCCGGTTTATCTGAACTGTCCATGACCACCAATGGCTCCAGACTGACCAAATTTGCGCAAAAGATGAAAGGCTATGGCCTTGCCAGATTAAATATCAGCCTAGATACATTAAAACCCGCTCTCTTCACTGAGTTAACTCGAAATGGCAAGATAGAGCGTGTTATAAATGGGATAGATGCCGCAAAAGCAGCGGGATTTAAACGCATCAAAATCAACGCTGTCATCTTACGCGGTCAAAATGATGATGAGGTGTTAGATCTTATCGAGTTTTGTCGCGAACGTGAACTCGATATCGCCTTTATTGAAGAGATGCCTCTGGGCGTGATCGATGAGCGCAAAAAGAGCCGTCACTGCAGCAGTGAGGAGGTTAAGGCAATCATATCCCAACGATATGAACTACAGCTTTCCGATAAACGCACCGGGGGGCCAGCTCGCTACTACACTATGCCGGGCAGCTCGATACATGTGGGCTTTATCTCCCCCCACAGTAATAATTTTTGCCATGAGTGTAACCGAGTTCGTGTCACAGTCGAGGGACGCTTACTCCTCTGTTTAGGTAATGAGCATTCGGTGGATCTTAAAGCCATCGTGCGAGAGTTCCCAGGGGATATAGATAAGTTAAAAACCGCCATTTTGGATGCCATAAAACTTAAGCCTAAAGAGCACGTGTTTGGGGAAGAAGGCGAGGTGCAGATTTTGCGCTTTATGAATACAACAGGGGGGTAA